The Yersinia entomophaga nucleotide sequence CTTTATTGATGACAACACCCTGCAAGTGGACGATCACACCCGTATCGTAGCGCAACGTATTGTTATCGCAACGGGTTCTCGTCCGAGCTGGCCTGCACCCTGGAACGATTTGGGCGATCGCCTTATCGTGAACGACGATGTATTCAGCTGGGATGACTTACCTGAATCCGTCGCCGTGTTCGGCCCTGGCGTGATTGGCCTCGAATTAGGCCAAGCCCTACACCGCTTGGGCGTAAAAGTAAAAATGTTTGGCGTGGGTGGAGCCGTTGGCCCGCTAACTGATAGCGTAGTACGCGAATACGCCGCCAACACGCTAGGCGATGAGTTCTATCTCGATCCTGATGTAAAAGTCGAATTGATTCAGCGAGAAGGCGATAAAGTCTTTATTCGCTATCAAAATCTGGATGGAGAAATGCAGGAAATCATGGTGGACTACGTATTGGCCGCCACCGGTCGCCGTCCGAACGTCGATAAATTAGGGCTGGAAAATACCGGTCTGGAGCTAGATGAGCGCGGTGTACCTAAAGCCGACCGATTAACCATGCAAACCAGCGTACCGCATATTTTTATCGCCGGCGATGCCAGTAATCAGCTTCCTTTATTACATGAAGCCAGCGATCAGGCACGCATTGCCGGTGCAAATGCCGGTAGTTTCCCGGAAGTGTTGCCCGGTTTACGCCGAAGCCCGATTTCCGTCGTATTTTCCGATCCGCAAATCGCAATGGTAGGTTCGACTTTCCGTCAATTGAGCCAGAAATTCAGCGTCTGCGGCTGTTTTGAAATCGGTGAAGTTTCTTTCGAGAATCAGGGGCGTTCACGAGTTATGCTGCGTAATAAAGGCATACTGCGGGTTTACGGCGAGCAGGGTACAGGGCGCTTCCTCGGAGCCGAAATGATAGGACCAAGCGCTGAGCATATTGCTCACTTGCTGGCTTGGGCACATCAGCAGCAAATGACCATCGACCAGATGCTGGATATGCCGTTCTATCACCCGGTGATTGAAGAGGGTTTACGTACCGCACTGCGTGACCTGCAATCCAAGCTGAAACTTGGAACCGACGAGGCAGAACGCTGCCTACGTTGTCCGGGCGAGTAATTCGCCTCTCTATTACCTTTCTCTCAGCAAAAACCGGGGTCTTGCCCGGTTTTTGCTTTCTACATTCTTTTTCTCCGCGCCGAATTTAAATTATTTCTGCGGGACGCCTCCCTGAAAAGCTCCGCCCTGATTGCCCCGCTGCAAAAAATTCCCCACTGTACTTTTCTCACCGCGAATAACAGAGATGTACTTGAAACAGTATTAACAGTACTGCATTGGAATTGGAGGCGTAATGAAAGGCATGGAAAGCCGGATTGCTCGTATCAAAGCGAACCCATCGGGAGTGAAGTTCAGTGAACTGGCAAAAATTTGCAGTTATTACTTAGGACCACCTCGACACAACTCAGGCAATCATCATGTCTACAGCATGCCTTGGCAAGGCGACCCACGAATTAACATTCAACTCGGCAATAACGGAATGTCGAAGTTTTATCAAGTGAAACAAGTAATTACATCTCTAGGAAAGTTAGAGGAGATGATCCATGGTTAATATTGAACACTACACCTACCGCATTACCTGGTCGGCAGAGGACGCGGAATTTATTGGTTTATGCGCCGAATTCCCCAGCGTGTCATGGTTAGCGCCTACCAGAGTACAGGCGCTGGATGGAATAACGGTAGTAGTGGCAGATATTCTGGCCAAAATGGTTCGCTCCGGTGAAACACCGCCGATACCGTTATCAGAGAAGCACTTCAGCGGGAAATTAGTGCTGCGTATGCCTCCCGACCAACATCGGCGTTTAGCCATCAATGCGACAGGAGAAGGGATTAGCTTAAATCGTTATTTATGCTCACGTTTGGCCTGTTAGTCACAGAAATCGTCTCGTTAGAGTCTGCTCGCCAATGGGCTTGCTGTGTGCAACAAAACTAACCGACTGAGCTTGTATTCGCAAAGCTGGAAACTCGTTTAGGCAGTTGGTGAATGCGTGATGAGCGCCGAAAGTACATATTTATCTGGCGGCTTCGGCTCTCTGTTTTATCTCGAAATCTACCGGCAGCGAGATAATCACCTGCCCACCAGATAACAATTCAGTCGGCGGAAAAGGTAGGGGCTGGGCACGTTTTAAAATAGCTAATGCCTCACGATCTAATAAAAGAGTGCCGCTGCTACTGGTCAAAGTAGCGGATAGCACTCGCCCTTTGCTATCAACGATAAATTTAACGATCGCGGTGCCCTGCCGCTTTTGCTTTCTGGCTCCGGGAGGGTAGCGCTTGAAGTTAGCTAAATGGCTTTGTAAAACGCCAGCCCAGTTTGCTCGTGCCTGAACATGTTGTAATGAGTGACTATTATTAGGTGCCGATACGCGCTGGGCTGTCCCTGATAACGGCGAACTCTTGCTCATCACAGTCGACAGTCTTTCATTATTTTCTTGATTTATAACGGTTTTAGATTTAAGCGCGTTAGCCTTTTCACTTGGCTTTTTTGCTATTTTCGGTTTTAGTTTCAAGGCGGGTAATACGGAATCAAGGGAAGGCTCTTCTGCCAAAAAGTTATTATTTTCAATATGTTGTTCTGTCTGCGATTCACCGACGGGTAAAGTTGGCTCTTGTTCAACGCCTACCTGAATTTTTTCAAGGCTTGGTGCAAATTCTGCTTCCGCTGACAGCGTTAGCACTACGGCGGACAGGGAATCTGGCGGTAACGGAGAAACAGATCGCTCTGCCAAAAACCACAGCCCGGTCAAATGCAACGCAAAAGATAACAACCCGCCGCACCACAAAGATATCGCCGAGGAGCCACGACAAACTGAAGAGTGAGTATTTTCCACGGATAAAATCATCACATTCCTTTGTTATTCAATTAATAGCGTAACTTTCATTAGGTAAGAGCAGCCGTTTACTCTTCTGCCAACGCGGCATACAGACGATCGGCCAAGGGTTTCAGTAAATAGCTCAGTAGTGAACGCTCTCCGGTGCGAATAAAAATATCGACGGACATACCTGACTGGATTTTTTCTGTGTGAGTTTGCTGTGCTTCATCCGTATTGATCGACACAGTTAATGGATAATAGGGCTGTAAGCTGCTTGGGTTATTCAATCGGTCAGCGCCTATATGCAGAACGCTTCCCTGCAATCGAGGAGAATGGCTTTGGTTGAAAGCGGAAAAAATAAGTTCTACAGGTAAATCTACCGCAACTTTATCGATTAATTCGATGGGTAGCTGAGCTTCAATCAACAGTGGGCGCCCGCTAGGAACAATTTCCATCAGTTGCTGCCCAAAGCCGATAACGCCCCCCACGGTGTGCTGTGCCAAGGCGATAATGATGCCGCTTTCTGGTGCATAAATGCGCATATTGGCCAGATCATATTCCGCTACGCGAATTTGCTGATCTAAATCCTGCAACCGTCGCTGAGTTTTAGCTAACTGCTCATGAATATCTGCCTGATATTGCTCAACCTGCTGTAATAATCGTTGCTCATTCGCCTTAATTTGCTGACAAGTTTCACTAATATGGCCACGGTGCTGATCCACCAAAGCCTTCAATGCAATAGCCTGGCTTTCCATATCAAGCTGGTGTTTAAGCGCCACATAGCCGCTTTTTGCCAGCGTACGCACACCTTTTAACTGTTGCTGAATTAAATCGGACTGAAGTTGGTTATTTGCTCGTTGTCTATGCAACCCGGCATGGCGAGCGCGTAAAAGAGCTATTTCCGCTGACAAACGCGCTATTTCCGCTTGTTGAGCCTGATATCGGTGGTAGAAAAGTTGCTGTTGTAAAACCATGAGCTCAGCAATATGGGGCTTCTCACGCTGCGTTAATAATGCGACTGGAAAGCGGATCTCCGCCTCATGATTTTTCTCAGCAATTAAACGCGCCTCTAGCGAGAGTAAGGAAAAATACTGCTGCTGTAGATTATCTCGCTGACTCCGTTCCGTTGTATCATCCAGCGAAATCAGCAATTGTCCCTTTTCTACCCATTTACCTTCGGCAATATGTAGCTGACTGATTCGCCCGCTTTGCGAAGACTGAACCACCTTTCTATTTTCTGTGACCACCACAACTCCGGCGACAGCGACGCCTTTATCTAGTGGCGCAAAACCGGCCCAAATAAAAAAACCAATAAACCAAATCAACACCAGCAGCCCGCCAATATAAAGATAGCGTCCGCTATTAATTTGCAGCGGTTCCTGAGCGGTGGCAAACGGCATGATTTCGCCCCTTTCCGTGGCTTTTGGATTAGTCACCTTGTGATGTTCTCCCGGCGGGAACAAACCGATAATTCGCCACGTTACCCCAGACATTTTTTTTATCTGCTTTTCGCGTCGAAGCGATATTATCTTTGGCGTAAAAACTGCTGAGCACTGCCGCAGTGCGATCAAACAGCTGCTGTTGCCCGTTTTTTAGAAGCAATAAAAAATCACTGCCAGACAATAATTCAGGCTTATGAGTGATCATAACCACCGTACTACCCTGCCGTTTTAGCTGTTCAATGCTCGCTAATAACGCCTTTTCTCCGCCTTCATCTAGGCTGGCATTCGGTTCATCCAACACAATCAGCCGCGGCATCCCGTACATAGCCCGCGCCAGCGCAATTCTCTGGCTCTGTCCTCCGGACAGTCCTTCCCCACCATCACCCAGCTGAGTGTCATAACCCTTTGGCAAATGTAGAATCAAATCATGCACATCCGCCATCTTTGCAGCAGCCACAATCTGGGATGAATCCAGCACGCCAAAACGAGCAATATTTTCAGCCACCGACCCTTGGAATAACTGCACATCTTGTGGCAGATAGCCGATGAATTTTCCCAGTAAGGATTTGTTCCAATGAGAAATTTCTGCTCCATCTAGTCGTATTGATCCACTGAATGCTGTCTGACTAGCAACCAGTAACCTCGCCAGCGTGGATTTACCGCTTCCTGATGGCCCCAAAACGCCAAGAACCTCCCCCGGTTGCAGGGTAAAATTGACGGAATGCAGGATAGGAACCGAAGTGCCAGCTCGGCAGGCGAGTAATTGAGTGACGGTTAACTGACCCAGAGGGTCAGGCAAAACTATTTCTGTCGTCAATGAGGATTGCTGATTAGCCAGCAAATCAGTTAAACGCTGATAAGCCAGACGGGCATGGCTCCAGTGTTTCCAGACTGCAATCAATTGATCGATCGGCCCCAATACTCGCCCGATCAATATTGATCCCGCAATCATCACTCCAGCCGTAATTTCTCCTCGAATAACCAGCAATGATCCTAATCCCAGCATCATTGATTGCAGCGTTAACTTGCTGGACTTGGCTAACGCACTAATGCGGCTGCTTCTGTCACTGGCAATATTTTGCAGATAAAGGAAGCGGCAATGCTGAGTTAGCCATCGTTCCCGCAAAGCTTTTAGCATCCCCATCGCCGCGATGGTATCGGCATTACGTAAATGGGCGTTTGCCTGCAAAGTTGCCCGCGAAGTGATTTCAGAGGCCTGTTTTAATGGTTTTTTACATGCCCAGTGATTAGTGCAAGCCAGTAGAATCAGCACGCCTGCCCCAATGGTTGCCATCGCTCCAAGCCAAGGGTGCAGCAGATAAATCACCAATAAATAGAAGGGAAACCAGGGCGCATCAAAAATGGCAAACAACGCATTGCCGGTGGCGAACTGGCGTAGCGTCGTCAGATCGTTAAGTGCCTGCGCGGCCTGAATTTTGTTACCTTGCAAAATTGATTGGAAGGTCGAGTTAAACACCTGCTGATTCAACTGCATATCGGCTCTGGTGCCTAAACGAATAACGACGGCTCCTCTCACCCATTCTAATAAGCCAATCAAAGCAAAAGCGCCCAAAACTAATAAAGTCAGCATCAGTAACGTCATGGTGTTTGCTGAGGCCAAGACGCGCTCGTAGACCTGTAACATATATATTGCGGGAGCCAACATCAGCAAATTGATAATTGCGGTGAATATCCCTATTCCCCATAGACTGGTTTTATCACAGATTAAAACCGCTAAAATCGGAGGTAAGGTCGTTTGAGAGGTATTAGCTAATGGCATGGGTCCGTTTCCACACTGTAATCACACTTTTAATTCGCACCGCAGCTACCATTCCAAAAGAGCAGTACAACTCGTAAAAATGCTTGAACAATGTATATCAAAATCACCACCGCACCTTATTTCCCTATTGGCACGGCGGTGACATTTTCATTCAGTCAAAGGGGTATTTCCCAGCAGCGCTTTATCAGGCGGCTAACAACATTTCGTTGTACTCTGCCACACCAATTGCTTCGATAAATGGTGCGTCATCTATCACGTCGCCAGAATTATACTGGCTAGCTATAGATAACGTGTTGAAGGCGCTGTCAACATCCACCCCACTCGTTTTGAGAATTTCCAGCATCGGATCAGGGTCTCCTTTCATTAAACCGTATAACGTTTTGTGCAAATCGCTCTGATGATTTTGTTCCTCAGTGAGCGCAGGATCATATTGCCCAGTGATAGCCAGACCACTAAAGGTGACCTCCGTTTTTACGATGTGTCTTCCCCCGCCGACGCTAGGTTCTAGCCCTTCACCAAACTGCACCTCATCAATATTGCCATGGAGCGTATGCTGAGGATAAAAGGTGTAATGTAAGTTACCCTTCGCTATCAGGCTGGTTTCCGTATTATGCGAACTGCCAATAGTAAATTGATGGCCATTAAAACCATCCGATCCCCCGTAAAATTGCCCACGATCTTTAACCGGAGCCAGTTCGATATTACCGAACCCCGCAGCCCACGCTTTTAGGTAAGATGAAACACTAAATTCGGCAAATTCTTCTTGGTATTTAATTGTTATACTCATAAATAATTTCCTTTTAGTAAATGGGATATAACTTAGAATATGATTATTAATATAACCATACATACCAACAGGGGTTAATTAACACACCTGAAGACTTTAAAATTTGTATTCAAATCCACCCTGAATAGTTCGGCCACGGCTAGCAGAAAATGACAGTGAATCGCCATAATTAACCAGATAAGCACGATTACTGATATTTTCTATTGAAGTACGTAATATCAAATTATTTGTTATTTTATAGCTGGCATATAAATCAAACACTATGTATTTCGGCCAGTCAGCGACATAAGCCGTACCTGGATAGCCATAACCATTAAGCACTGATAAATCTTGATACCCACGGTTATAACGGATTACGGTACCAAAATCTAACAGTTTATTTAATGCTCTTCCCCCCAACGTTAAACTGCCACGATCGCCCGGTAAATAAGCTGATGATCCGAATACCGCCCCATGTCTACAGAGAATGAAATCATTAAGATGGTTACCATCGACACCATACATTCCTATCCCTTTTGTATTTTTAACCGATTGAATACCGCCCAACCAGGCTGGTTTTGAGCAAGTATCGTTATGACCTATCATTCGGGTATAATTCAGACTGGTATAAAAAAAACCGGCATCGTAACTTAATTGATATTCCAATCCGCGAAAGCGACTTTTAAGTAAATTATTAACGTAAGCAGCATAGGCAAATGATTGGCTTCCGCGCAGAGGTAATGCTCGCTCTAATTCCAAGTTGATATAGTTCGTCACCCGGGTATCAAAGTAGGCCATTTTTGCGCCAAATTTATCGCCGCTAATGAATAAATCTTCCTGTTGAATATTCAACCCAGATTCCCAGGTGCGGGAGCGCTCTATGGCCAGATTAGGATTTGGGAACAAAAAACCCGAACCGTGGGCACTGCCGGTAGCCAGAGTTTCTGTTATACCCGGTGGCCGCCATGATTGACCGTAGTTGCCAAAAAACTCCAGCCATTGCACTCCTGGCTTCAC carries:
- a CDS encoding dihydrolipoyl dehydrogenase codes for the protein MKTLNVDVAVIGGGTAGLGAYRAAKLSTPSVVMIEGGEYGTTCARVGCMPSKLLIAAAEAVHEIEKAPGFGIYPQGKTLINGREVMDRVKRERDRFVGFVLEGVESIPAVDKIQGYARFIDDNTLQVDDHTRIVAQRIVIATGSRPSWPAPWNDLGDRLIVNDDVFSWDDLPESVAVFGPGVIGLELGQALHRLGVKVKMFGVGGAVGPLTDSVVREYAANTLGDEFYLDPDVKVELIQREGDKVFIRYQNLDGEMQEIMVDYVLAATGRRPNVDKLGLENTGLELDERGVPKADRLTMQTSVPHIFIAGDASNQLPLLHEASDQARIAGANAGSFPEVLPGLRRSPISVVFSDPQIAMVGSTFRQLSQKFSVCGCFEIGEVSFENQGRSRVMLRNKGILRVYGEQGTGRFLGAEMIGPSAEHIAHLLAWAHQQQMTIDQMLDMPFYHPVIEEGLRTALRDLQSKLKLGTDEAERCLRCPGE
- a CDS encoding type II toxin-antitoxin system HicB family antitoxin, which encodes MVNIEHYTYRITWSAEDAEFIGLCAEFPSVSWLAPTRVQALDGITVVVADILAKMVRSGETPPIPLSEKHFSGKLVLRMPPDQHRRLAINATGEGISLNRYLCSRLAC
- a CDS encoding energy transducer TonB, producing the protein MLTLSAEAEFAPSLEKIQVGVEQEPTLPVGESQTEQHIENNNFLAEEPSLDSVLPALKLKPKIAKKPSEKANALKSKTVINQENNERLSTVMSKSSPLSGTAQRVSAPNNSHSLQHVQARANWAGVLQSHLANFKRYPPGARKQKRQGTAIVKFIVDSKGRVLSATLTSSSGTLLLDREALAILKRAQPLPFPPTELLSGGQVIISLPVDFEIKQRAEAAR
- a CDS encoding HlyD family type I secretion periplasmic adaptor subunit, with protein sequence MPFATAQEPLQINSGRYLYIGGLLVLIWFIGFFIWAGFAPLDKGVAVAGVVVVTENRKVVQSSQSGRISQLHIAEGKWVEKGQLLISLDDTTERSQRDNLQQQYFSLLSLEARLIAEKNHEAEIRFPVALLTQREKPHIAELMVLQQQLFYHRYQAQQAEIARLSAEIALLRARHAGLHRQRANNQLQSDLIQQQLKGVRTLAKSGYVALKHQLDMESQAIALKALVDQHRGHISETCQQIKANEQRLLQQVEQYQADIHEQLAKTQRRLQDLDQQIRVAEYDLANMRIYAPESGIIIALAQHTVGGVIGFGQQLMEIVPSGRPLLIEAQLPIELIDKVAVDLPVELIFSAFNQSHSPRLQGSVLHIGADRLNNPSSLQPYYPLTVSINTDEAQQTHTEKIQSGMSVDIFIRTGERSLLSYLLKPLADRLYAALAEE
- a CDS encoding type I secretion system permease/ATPase — encoded protein: MPLANTSQTTLPPILAVLICDKTSLWGIGIFTAIINLLMLAPAIYMLQVYERVLASANTMTLLMLTLLVLGAFALIGLLEWVRGAVVIRLGTRADMQLNQQVFNSTFQSILQGNKIQAAQALNDLTTLRQFATGNALFAIFDAPWFPFYLLVIYLLHPWLGAMATIGAGVLILLACTNHWACKKPLKQASEITSRATLQANAHLRNADTIAAMGMLKALRERWLTQHCRFLYLQNIASDRSSRISALAKSSKLTLQSMMLGLGSLLVIRGEITAGVMIAGSILIGRVLGPIDQLIAVWKHWSHARLAYQRLTDLLANQQSSLTTEIVLPDPLGQLTVTQLLACRAGTSVPILHSVNFTLQPGEVLGVLGPSGSGKSTLARLLVASQTAFSGSIRLDGAEISHWNKSLLGKFIGYLPQDVQLFQGSVAENIARFGVLDSSQIVAAAKMADVHDLILHLPKGYDTQLGDGGEGLSGGQSQRIALARAMYGMPRLIVLDEPNASLDEGGEKALLASIEQLKRQGSTVVMITHKPELLSGSDFLLLLKNGQQQLFDRTAAVLSSFYAKDNIASTRKADKKNVWGNVANYRFVPAGRTSQGD
- a CDS encoding heme acquisition protein HasA; amino-acid sequence: MSITIKYQEEFAEFSVSSYLKAWAAGFGNIELAPVKDRGQFYGGSDGFNGHQFTIGSSHNTETSLIAKGNLHYTFYPQHTLHGNIDEVQFGEGLEPSVGGGRHIVKTEVTFSGLAITGQYDPALTEEQNHQSDLHKTLYGLMKGDPDPMLEILKTSGVDVDSAFNTLSIASQYNSGDVIDDAPFIEAIGVAEYNEMLLAA